A portion of the Collinsella aerofaciens genome contains these proteins:
- a CDS encoding stage V sporulation protein S, whose translation MDCLKVSSKSSPASVAGAIAGMVKDGVPVNIQCVGAGAVNQAIKAVAIARGFLIPTGFDISCAPVFSDILINGESRTAIRLSIYVHQINRAAMDNVVMDDVKPVA comes from the coding sequence ATGGATTGCCTGAAGGTATCAAGCAAATCATCGCCCGCGTCCGTTGCCGGCGCCATCGCCGGCATGGTCAAGGATGGTGTACCCGTCAACATCCAGTGTGTCGGCGCCGGTGCCGTCAACCAGGCCATTAAGGCCGTTGCTATCGCGCGCGGTTTTTTGATTCCAACTGGTTTTGATATTTCCTGCGCGCCCGTGTTCTCCGACATCCTCATTAACGGGGAGTCGCGCACGGCCATCCGCCTTTCTATCTATGTTCACCAGATCAATCGAGCTGCTATGGATAACGTCGTCATGGATGATGTTAAGCCTGTGGCATAG
- a CDS encoding regulatory protein RecX, which translates to MSYMVTEATVVFPDKKAATSFSSGYASKKPCAHIDCELEGGFERSIWIPVRVARLYVKNRPDLPCDWDNFLEAVQLIERKCALTMVTEMLSRRDHATGEVRDKLARYGFHQPAIDFAVERATEYRFLDENRFCSYFIEERKRRGWGQRKIETELKRRHVVLDDIPGYPEDYFAVEDDLARASALLAKRRVPETRGFEKLVRFLMGKGFSYHIAVDAVKARLDAEREECAV; encoded by the coding sequence ATGTCGTATATGGTGACCGAGGCCACGGTCGTCTTTCCCGATAAGAAGGCGGCCACCTCGTTCTCGAGCGGATATGCGTCCAAAAAGCCTTGCGCACATATCGATTGTGAGCTTGAGGGCGGTTTTGAGCGGTCCATTTGGATCCCCGTGCGGGTCGCGCGGCTTTATGTCAAAAACCGCCCCGATCTTCCCTGTGATTGGGATAACTTTCTTGAGGCGGTGCAGCTCATCGAGCGTAAATGTGCACTTACCATGGTGACCGAGATGTTATCGCGCCGCGACCATGCGACGGGTGAGGTCCGTGACAAGCTGGCTCGCTACGGCTTTCACCAGCCCGCTATCGATTTCGCCGTCGAGCGTGCCACCGAGTATCGCTTTTTAGACGAGAACCGCTTTTGCTCGTACTTTATCGAGGAACGCAAGCGGCGCGGTTGGGGACAGCGTAAAATCGAGACCGAGCTCAAGCGCCGTCATGTCGTGCTCGATGACATTCCCGGTTATCCCGAGGATTATTTTGCCGTCGAAGACGATTTGGCGCGTGCGTCAGCCCTGCTCGCCAAGCGGCGTGTTCCAGAGACGCGCGGATTCGAAAAACTGGTTCGGTTTTTGATGGGCAAGGGCTTCTCGTATCACATCGCCGTCGATGCCGTTAAGGCACGTCTCGATGCCGAACGTGAGGAATGTGCGGTTTAG
- a CDS encoding LysM peptidoglycan-binding domain-containing protein translates to MNATNMVQGNLALKLETPAEPTFTVVQGGRSGIQPLTVKPAHNQQTVVAPARVALKVPTIVAVAVALTLFFVLATSVFSARHAAYAESVSNVTYETIRVQPGDSLWSLAEEYPIEGLSTQETSDMIRNVNHLEHGSLAAGAHLKVPARS, encoded by the coding sequence ATGAACGCAACGAATATGGTCCAGGGAAACCTCGCCCTTAAGCTCGAGACGCCTGCAGAACCCACTTTTACGGTTGTTCAGGGTGGCCGCTCCGGCATTCAGCCTTTGACCGTAAAGCCTGCTCACAATCAGCAGACTGTAGTCGCGCCGGCCCGCGTTGCCCTGAAGGTTCCGACGATTGTCGCCGTCGCCGTTGCGCTTACGCTCTTCTTTGTCCTCGCTACGTCGGTCTTTAGCGCTCGTCACGCCGCGTATGCCGAGTCCGTTTCCAACGTTACATACGAGACCATTCGCGTTCAGCCTGGCGATTCTCTTTGGTCGCTTGCCGAGGAATATCCAATCGAAGGCCTTTCCACGCAAGAGACTTCCGACATGATCCGTAACGTCAATCATCTGGAGCATGGTTCGCTCGCCGCCGGTGCGCATCTTAAGGTTCCTGCTCGTTCGTAA
- the rny gene encoding ribonuclease Y, with the protein MPIIAALVGIVLGAIAAIAYMRTAKQGSLHEADEKIQSAHAQAESLIGDAKRQAETLKKEALLEAKEEIIKNKQAAEAEDKQRKNEIRTLENRVMQREESLDRRNDALDKREHQLSSQAGQVEKRSRELEELCAKQTSELERIADLTREDAHKELLDKVRGEVTHEAATIIRESEQQVRAECHKTAQEILSLAIQRCAADHTAEVTVTSVHIPSDDLKGRIIGREGRNIRTFEQVSGVNLVIDDTPETVVLSSFDPVRRETARVALENLIADGRIHPARIEEMYHKAADLVQQRVREAGEQAAFDTGIHDLHPEIVKTLGALRYRTSFGQNVLQHSLEVSDLCGVMASELGLDVVTAKRAGLLHDLGKAIDHDVEGPHAVIGAELARRYGEKPVIVHAIEAHHADVDPNTVLDVLVQAADAVSASRPGARRESAENYIKRLEKLEEIANSHDGVERTYAMQAGREVHVMVQPDKISDAQSTVLAHDIAHQIEEEMEYPGQVRVVVIRESRAVDIAK; encoded by the coding sequence ATGCCTATCATCGCAGCGCTCGTTGGCATCGTTTTGGGTGCCATCGCCGCCATTGCCTACATGCGCACCGCCAAGCAGGGTAGTCTTCACGAGGCCGACGAAAAAATCCAGTCGGCACACGCACAGGCTGAGTCCCTGATCGGTGATGCCAAGCGTCAGGCCGAGACCCTCAAAAAAGAGGCTCTGCTCGAGGCTAAAGAGGAGATCATCAAGAACAAGCAGGCCGCCGAGGCCGAGGACAAGCAGCGTAAGAACGAGATTCGTACGCTCGAGAACCGCGTGATGCAGCGCGAGGAATCCCTCGATCGCCGCAACGACGCTCTCGACAAGCGCGAGCATCAGCTGTCCAGCCAGGCCGGTCAGGTCGAGAAGCGCTCCCGTGAGCTCGAGGAGCTCTGTGCAAAGCAGACCTCCGAGCTCGAGCGCATCGCCGACCTTACCCGCGAGGACGCCCACAAGGAGCTCCTCGATAAGGTTCGCGGCGAGGTCACCCACGAGGCCGCCACGATCATCCGCGAGTCCGAACAGCAGGTTCGCGCCGAGTGCCACAAGACCGCCCAGGAGATTCTGTCTCTGGCGATTCAGCGCTGCGCTGCCGACCACACTGCCGAGGTCACCGTTACCTCCGTGCACATTCCCTCTGATGACCTCAAGGGCCGTATCATCGGTCGCGAGGGTCGCAACATCCGGACCTTCGAGCAGGTTTCCGGCGTCAACCTCGTGATCGACGACACGCCCGAGACCGTCGTTCTTTCGAGCTTCGACCCGGTCCGTCGTGAGACCGCCCGTGTCGCCCTCGAGAACCTCATCGCCGACGGCCGCATTCACCCCGCCCGCATCGAGGAGATGTATCACAAGGCTGCCGATCTGGTCCAGCAGCGCGTGCGCGAGGCTGGCGAGCAGGCTGCCTTCGATACCGGCATCCACGACCTGCACCCCGAGATCGTCAAGACCCTTGGTGCCCTGCGCTACCGTACCTCGTTTGGTCAGAACGTGCTTCAACACTCCCTTGAGGTCTCTGATCTGTGCGGCGTGATGGCTTCCGAGCTTGGCCTGGACGTTGTGACCGCCAAGCGCGCCGGCCTGCTGCACGACCTGGGCAAGGCAATCGACCATGACGTCGAGGGCCCGCATGCCGTCATCGGCGCCGAGCTGGCCCGCCGTTATGGCGAGAAGCCCGTTATCGTCCACGCTATCGAGGCTCACCATGCCGATGTCGACCCCAACACGGTGCTCGATGTCCTGGTACAGGCCGCCGATGCTGTCTCTGCCTCTCGCCCCGGTGCCCGTCGCGAGTCTGCCGAGAACTACATCAAGCGTCTTGAGAAGCTTGAGGAGATCGCCAACTCCCATGACGGCGTCGAGCGCACCTATGCCATGCAGGCTGGTCGCGAGGTCCACGTCATGGTTCAGCCGGACAAGATCTCCGATGCCCAGTCCACGGTTCTGGCTCACGATATCGCCCATCAGATCGAGGAAGAGATGGAGTATCCCGGTCAGGTGCGCGTTGTCGTGATTCGCGAGAGCCGCGCTGTCGATATCGCTAAATAA
- the miaB gene encoding tRNA (N6-isopentenyl adenosine(37)-C2)-methylthiotransferase MiaB, which produces MDQRSVRDILTGKTYFIRTFGCQMNQHDSERVSGLLDSYGCLMALDPAHADIVVFMTCCVREAADTRLYGQCNSCKSLPPSPSGKRVVAVGGCIAQRDGEGLLTNVDNVNVIFGTHSIAHVAELIAEAFLDGKRHIRTNEHEDTDAMSMPWHRETQYHAWVPIMTGCNNFCTYCIVPYVRGREKSRPFEEIVDEVTGLVRQGVREITLLGQNVNSYGRDLFGKPRFADLLRAVGDTGVERIFFTSSHPKDLLPETIDAMAETPAVMPQLHLAVQSGSTRILKEMNRRYTREDYLGLVDRIRNRMPDIALSTDIIVGFPGETEEDFEQTLSLAETVRYAQAYTFIYSKRAGTPAAEIDDPTPHEVILERFNRLVKVIETTAHEYNQGELHTVVPALIEGTSKKNDAVLLGKSPKNQTVHAPIPEGYSIDQLVGKIVDVDVDVAKTWYLSGSVVGEPR; this is translated from the coding sequence ATGGACCAGCGTTCCGTACGCGATATTCTTACCGGTAAAACCTACTTTATCCGCACCTTTGGCTGCCAGATGAATCAGCACGACTCTGAGCGCGTGAGCGGTCTGCTTGATTCGTATGGCTGCCTCATGGCGCTCGATCCTGCGCATGCCGATATCGTTGTCTTCATGACGTGCTGCGTGCGCGAGGCCGCCGATACTCGCCTGTACGGTCAGTGCAATTCCTGCAAAAGCCTGCCGCCTTCGCCTTCGGGCAAGCGCGTGGTTGCCGTTGGCGGTTGCATCGCGCAGCGCGATGGCGAGGGCCTGCTCACCAACGTCGATAACGTCAATGTCATCTTTGGTACGCATTCCATTGCACATGTGGCCGAGCTCATTGCCGAGGCGTTCCTTGATGGTAAGCGTCATATCCGCACCAATGAGCATGAGGATACGGATGCCATGAGCATGCCGTGGCATCGCGAGACTCAGTATCACGCCTGGGTGCCCATCATGACGGGCTGCAATAATTTCTGCACCTATTGCATCGTGCCGTACGTGCGCGGTCGCGAAAAGAGCCGCCCCTTCGAGGAGATTGTCGACGAGGTGACCGGTTTGGTGCGCCAGGGCGTGCGTGAGATTACGCTGCTGGGCCAAAACGTTAACTCATATGGTCGCGATCTGTTTGGCAAGCCGCGTTTTGCCGATCTGCTGCGTGCCGTGGGCGATACGGGCGTGGAGCGCATCTTCTTTACGTCTTCGCATCCCAAGGACCTGTTGCCCGAGACCATCGACGCCATGGCCGAGACGCCTGCCGTTATGCCGCAGCTGCACTTGGCCGTCCAGTCCGGTTCGACGCGGATCCTCAAAGAGATGAATCGCCGTTATACACGCGAGGACTATCTGGGCCTTGTCGATCGCATTCGCAACCGCATGCCCGATATCGCGCTCTCGACCGACATTATCGTTGGCTTCCCGGGCGAGACTGAAGAAGACTTTGAGCAGACGCTCTCACTTGCCGAGACGGTCCGCTATGCTCAGGCCTATACCTTCATCTATTCCAAGCGCGCCGGTACCCCGGCCGCCGAGATTGACGATCCTACGCCGCATGAGGTTATTCTCGAGCGTTTCAATCGCCTGGTTAAGGTTATCGAGACCACGGCACACGAGTATAACCAGGGCGAGCTTCATACTGTGGTTCCTGCGCTCATTGAGGGAACGAGTAAAAAGAACGATGCGGTCCTGCTGGGCAAGAGTCCCAAGAATCAGACCGTGCATGCGCCTATCCCAGAGGGTTACAGCATCGATCAGCTTGTTGGCAAGATCGTTGATGTTGACGTTGACGTTGCCAAGACCTGGTATTTGTCCGGTTCCGTTGTGGGCGAGCCGCGCTAA
- the hflX gene encoding GTPase HflX → MARFPLVPTAPEPERAILVGVEWRDNAWPLDCSLDELERLAHTAGAQCVARLSQRLVKPYPKSFIGSGKVEELCGLVHRMDADVVIFDDDLTPSQQSYLEKAVGEPVKIIDRTALILDIFGLHAQTREGRLQVQLAQLQYLLPRLRGMWSHLAKEQTRGGIGSRFGQGESQLEVDRRLIRNKIAALRRELKQVEQRRDVQSKSRIESPAFRVALAGYTNAGKSTLLNRLTGSTVLSQDKLFATLDPTTRSYRLPGGRGMTITDTVGFIQKLPHGLVDAFKSTLSEVLGADLILKVVDASDEDYERQLEAVERVLDEIGAGERLTLTVFNKIDLLDSVDRLSFRRRYPEAVLFSAQTGEGLGDLVDRIAREAAATDVLLSADIPYREGALITLVHEQGTLLHEEYLEDGVRIVAKLPARIAPRLERYRTE, encoded by the coding sequence ATGGCCCGTTTCCCCCTTGTTCCCACGGCACCCGAGCCCGAGCGTGCCATTTTAGTTGGTGTTGAGTGGCGCGACAATGCATGGCCGCTCGATTGCTCGCTTGATGAGCTGGAGCGTCTTGCCCACACAGCTGGTGCCCAGTGCGTGGCACGCTTGTCGCAGCGTTTGGTAAAGCCGTATCCTAAATCGTTTATCGGTTCCGGTAAGGTTGAAGAGCTGTGCGGCCTGGTGCATCGCATGGATGCCGATGTCGTTATTTTTGACGACGACCTGACCCCCTCGCAGCAATCCTATTTGGAGAAAGCCGTGGGCGAGCCGGTAAAGATTATCGATCGTACAGCACTGATCCTGGATATCTTTGGCCTGCATGCTCAGACGCGTGAGGGACGCCTGCAGGTACAGCTGGCACAGCTTCAATATTTGTTGCCTCGCCTGCGTGGCATGTGGAGCCATCTCGCCAAGGAGCAGACGCGCGGCGGCATCGGCTCACGTTTTGGTCAGGGCGAAAGTCAGCTCGAGGTCGACCGTCGCCTCATTCGTAATAAGATCGCTGCGCTTCGTCGTGAGCTCAAGCAGGTTGAACAGCGTCGCGATGTTCAATCCAAGAGTCGCATTGAGTCACCGGCGTTTCGAGTCGCGTTAGCCGGTTATACCAATGCCGGTAAATCGACGTTGCTCAATCGTCTGACTGGATCTACGGTACTTTCGCAGGATAAGCTGTTTGCTACGCTCGACCCGACGACGCGTTCGTATCGTCTGCCCGGCGGTCGCGGCATGACGATTACCGATACCGTCGGCTTTATTCAAAAGCTGCCGCATGGTCTGGTCGATGCCTTTAAATCGACGCTGTCCGAGGTTTTGGGTGCCGATCTAATTCTCAAAGTCGTAGATGCGTCTGACGAGGATTATGAGCGGCAGCTGGAGGCTGTCGAACGCGTGCTTGATGAGATCGGCGCCGGAGAGCGTTTAACGCTGACCGTATTCAATAAAATCGATCTTCTCGATAGCGTCGATCGATTGAGTTTCCGTCGTCGTTATCCCGAAGCCGTTCTGTTCTCGGCCCAAACGGGCGAGGGGCTCGGCGATCTCGTTGATCGCATTGCTCGCGAGGCTGCTGCCACCGATGTACTGCTTTCAGCCGACATTCCATATCGTGAAGGTGCGCTCATCACACTCGTGCATGAGCAGGGAACCCTTTTGCACGAGGAATATCTCGAGGACGGCGTTCGCATTGTGGCGAAGTTGCCGGCTCGTATTGCACCGCGGCTCGAGCGTTATCGCACCGAGTAG
- a CDS encoding ATP-binding protein: MSDANELISFIASMSGEGNLRVEENLGEGYVRLRVSEAERRQAKHDIQHVEDIVIEMLRNARDAGADKVYLATTKEDGVRTLVFLDNGSGVPQDMQERIFDARVTSKLESMKMDRWGVHGRGMALFSIKQNTDEARVVASGVDLGSAFKVSVAADRLSERADQSSWPQAVKDEDGRYVCARGPHNIIRAACEFALEELRGCDVYLGSPSEIAATLYAQASSRLDTSRLLFIDDESELPVVDRLGLASDAEDFIRICSGLGLEMSERTAHRILAGQIKPVRGVTARLLRERDSSSHAPAPVDLAKDRRGLRIAKDDMAQFSRAVERDFNDLAARYYLNLCGDPKIRVSRDRITVTFDLAKEE; the protein is encoded by the coding sequence ATGAGCGACGCGAACGAGCTTATCTCATTTATCGCGTCGATGTCGGGGGAGGGCAACCTTCGCGTCGAGGAGAACCTTGGCGAGGGGTATGTCCGCCTCCGCGTTTCGGAGGCCGAGCGGCGCCAGGCAAAGCACGACATTCAGCATGTCGAGGATATCGTCATCGAAATGCTCCGTAATGCTCGCGATGCCGGCGCCGACAAGGTCTATCTCGCTACGACCAAGGAGGACGGCGTCCGCACGCTTGTCTTTCTGGATAACGGTTCGGGCGTTCCGCAGGATATGCAAGAGCGAATCTTCGATGCCCGCGTTACCTCCAAGCTCGAGAGCATGAAGATGGACCGTTGGGGCGTTCACGGTCGTGGCATGGCACTGTTTTCGATCAAGCAGAACACCGACGAGGCCCGTGTGGTCGCGTCCGGTGTCGATCTTGGTTCAGCCTTTAAGGTGAGCGTCGCGGCCGACCGCCTCAGTGAGCGTGCCGATCAGTCCAGTTGGCCCCAGGCCGTCAAGGATGAGGACGGACGTTATGTCTGTGCTCGCGGTCCACATAATATTATTCGCGCTGCTTGTGAGTTTGCGCTCGAGGAGTTGCGTGGTTGCGATGTCTATCTTGGTTCTCCGTCTGAGATTGCCGCGACCCTTTATGCTCAGGCGTCAAGCCGGCTTGATACCTCTCGTCTCCTGTTCATTGATGACGAGAGCGAGCTTCCGGTTGTCGATCGTTTAGGCCTTGCTTCTGATGCCGAGGACTTTATCCGTATTTGTTCGGGTTTGGGTCTTGAGATGTCCGAGCGCACGGCCCATCGCATTTTGGCAGGGCAGATTAAGCCCGTTCGCGGTGTGACCGCGCGTCTGCTGCGCGAGCGTGATTCGTCCTCGCATGCGCCGGCTCCTGTCGATCTCGCGAAGGATCGTCGCGGGCTACGTATTGCCAAGGATGACATGGCACAGTTTTCGCGTGCTGTGGAGCGCGACTTTAATGACCTTGCTGCCCGGTACTATCTCAACCTTTGCGGTGACCCAAAGATTCGTGTTTCGCGTGATCGAATCACCGTGACCTTTGATCTTGCCAAAGAGGAATAG
- the nrdR gene encoding transcriptional regulator NrdR, giving the protein MRCPKCGKAHTRVVDSRMQESNNTIKRRRECCSCNYRFTTFERCEDPIEVIKSDGTKQRFDRNKLLVGLMRATIKRDIDTKKLNEIIDDIEVELRSRTLTAVTSHELGDMVLKRLAKIDKVAYIRFASVYRDFKDVDEFLQELDKLR; this is encoded by the coding sequence ATGCGCTGTCCCAAATGCGGCAAGGCACATACCCGCGTCGTTGATTCCCGTATGCAGGAGTCAAATAACACCATTAAGCGCCGTCGCGAATGTTGCTCGTGTAACTACCGCTTTACAACGTTCGAGCGATGCGAAGACCCAATCGAGGTCATTAAGTCAGACGGAACCAAGCAGCGGTTCGATCGCAATAAGCTGCTCGTCGGCTTGATGCGCGCCACCATCAAGCGCGATATCGACACTAAGAAGCTCAATGAGATTATCGACGACATCGAGGTCGAGCTGCGCTCTCGCACGCTGACGGCCGTCACGTCCCATGAGTTGGGTGACATGGTGCTCAAGCGCTTGGCCAAGATCGACAAGGTGGCGTACATCCGCTTTGCCTCGGTCTACCGCGATTTCAAAGACGTCGATGAGTTTCTGCAAGAGCTCGACAAGCTAAGGTGA
- the miaA gene encoding tRNA (adenosine(37)-N6)-dimethylallyltransferase MiaA has protein sequence MVSPGAGLSAVAIVGPTAVGKSDVADRLAARLSSEVLSCDAMQIYRGMDIGTAKMAPDECTAPLRLVDIVEPGVAYSAALYQADARAHVERLLGSGCLPVFCGGTGLYLKAALDEMDFPSGELEDDRRAGYQELAERIGEEELHALLAERDPESAAVIHPHNVRRVIRALEMHDDGISYAQQKSQFSFPREHYHALWFGLTRNREVLYERINLRVDLMFEQGLVDEVRGLMDQGLGDALTSMQAIGYKEVIDAFNGVMSMDEARELIKMRSRRYAKRQLSWFKRDDRIVWFDMDECTIDEVVEDIVHRIEAA, from the coding sequence ATGGTTTCTCCCGGGGCAGGTCTTTCCGCCGTTGCGATCGTCGGTCCGACGGCGGTTGGTAAGAGTGATGTTGCCGACCGTTTGGCAGCTCGTCTTTCGTCCGAAGTGCTGTCGTGCGATGCGATGCAAATCTATCGCGGCATGGACATCGGTACCGCAAAGATGGCGCCCGATGAGTGTACGGCGCCGCTGCGTCTCGTCGACATTGTAGAGCCGGGTGTGGCATATTCTGCTGCGCTTTATCAGGCTGACGCTCGCGCGCATGTTGAACGTCTCCTTGGTTCGGGTTGCCTGCCGGTTTTTTGCGGAGGTACGGGGCTATATCTCAAGGCAGCCCTCGATGAGATGGACTTTCCCTCGGGTGAACTTGAGGACGATCGCCGTGCGGGCTATCAGGAGCTTGCCGAGCGTATTGGCGAGGAAGAACTGCATGCCCTGCTTGCCGAGCGCGATCCAGAATCGGCTGCTGTTATTCATCCCCATAACGTGCGCCGTGTGATTCGTGCGCTCGAGATGCATGATGATGGTATCTCCTATGCACAGCAAAAAAGTCAGTTTAGTTTTCCGCGCGAGCATTATCATGCCCTATGGTTTGGTCTGACGCGTAATCGCGAGGTGCTCTACGAGCGCATTAATCTGCGTGTCGATCTGATGTTTGAGCAGGGTCTTGTCGATGAGGTCCGCGGTCTTATGGACCAGGGCTTGGGGGATGCCCTGACGTCGATGCAGGCAATTGGTTATAAAGAGGTCATTGATGCTTTCAATGGCGTGATGAGCATGGATGAGGCTCGCGAACTCATTAAGATGCGTTCGCGTCGTTATGCCAAGCGTCAGCTTTCGTGGTTTAAGCGCGATGACCGTATCGTGTGGTTTGATATGGATGAATGTACGATCGATGAGGTCGTTGAGGATATCGTGCATCGTATTGAGGCTGCCTAA
- a CDS encoding heparan-alpha-glucosaminide N-acetyltransferase, which produces MQKRITILDTVRGFTMISMAGFHACYDLAYLYGWDMPWFTQSVFQDIWRASISWVFLFIAGWMCTLSRNNIKRAAKYALAALVVWLATALVSVDDSVNFGIIYCMAACTGIVALTDPVLKKISARWIMPLCLVLFALTWSIPKTTYPVPYLAWLGFPSPGFVSGDYYPIIPFIFMYLAGYFAAHIAQGIDKTVPSWAYANPLPALANLGRHALPFYLLHQPIILGILELVYSVR; this is translated from the coding sequence ATGCAAAAACGCATAACCATCTTGGATACCGTCCGCGGGTTTACGATGATTTCTATGGCAGGTTTTCACGCTTGCTATGATCTCGCCTACCTGTACGGCTGGGATATGCCTTGGTTTACCCAGTCAGTCTTTCAAGACATCTGGCGCGCCAGCATCAGCTGGGTATTTTTGTTTATCGCGGGTTGGATGTGCACCCTTTCGCGCAACAATATCAAACGTGCCGCCAAATACGCCTTAGCAGCACTCGTCGTCTGGTTGGCAACAGCACTTGTCTCAGTCGACGATTCGGTTAATTTTGGCATCATCTACTGCATGGCCGCATGCACAGGCATCGTGGCGTTGACCGATCCCGTCCTTAAGAAGATATCGGCGAGATGGATCATGCCCCTATGCCTTGTGTTGTTCGCCCTCACCTGGAGCATCCCCAAAACGACCTACCCTGTCCCCTACCTGGCGTGGCTGGGATTTCCGAGCCCTGGGTTTGTCTCAGGTGATTACTACCCCATCATCCCGTTTATCTTTATGTATCTTGCAGGATACTTCGCCGCACACATAGCGCAGGGAATCGATAAGACCGTCCCTAGCTGGGCCTACGCCAACCCTCTGCCGGCGCTCGCCAACCTTGGACGTCACGCACTCCCCTTTTATCTGCTGCATCAGCCCATCATTCTGGGCATTTTGGAGCTCGTCTACTCGGTGCGATAA
- the lexA gene encoding transcriptional repressor LexA encodes MARKITKRQQQIYDFIKEYQQEKGYPPSVREMASAVGLSSPSTVHAHLSALEARGLLKRDATKPRALELFNEDGSSVSISKSDEPTAPRGTVSLPLVGRVAAGIPILAEQNIEDTFTIPTEIATDQGSFILEVHGSSMINVGIFNGDYIIVREQKSAMNGEIVVAMIDGSATVKTFYKEQGRVRLQPENDTMEPIYATNPVILGKVVGLMRRFS; translated from the coding sequence ATGGCTCGCAAAATTACCAAGCGTCAGCAGCAAATTTACGACTTCATCAAGGAATATCAGCAGGAGAAGGGTTATCCGCCCAGCGTGCGCGAGATGGCTTCTGCCGTGGGCCTTTCCTCCCCCAGCACCGTGCACGCTCACCTCTCTGCCCTGGAGGCGCGCGGGCTACTCAAGCGCGATGCCACCAAACCGCGCGCCCTGGAACTCTTTAACGAGGATGGTTCCTCTGTCTCAATTTCTAAATCTGACGAGCCCACCGCACCTCGCGGAACGGTTTCGCTACCGCTCGTTGGTCGCGTCGCGGCTGGGATTCCCATTCTGGCCGAGCAGAATATCGAAGACACGTTTACTATCCCGACCGAAATCGCCACTGATCAGGGTTCCTTTATCCTTGAGGTACATGGGAGCTCAATGATCAATGTCGGCATCTTCAATGGAGATTACATCATCGTCCGTGAACAAAAGAGTGCCATGAACGGCGAAATTGTCGTGGCCATGATTGATGGTTCAGCGACCGTCAAGACGTTCTACAAGGAGCAGGGGCGTGTGCGCTTGCAGCCCGAGAACGACACTATGGAGCCTATCTATGCAACGAATCCCGTTATCCTGGGCAAAGTCGTCGGCTTGATGCGCCGGTTCTCGTAA